GTTCTCCTGACCTCAAAGCCGCAAAAGAGGTAGCAGATTATATTGGAACTCGTCACCATGAGTTTCATTTCACTGTCCAGGTAATTCCCTGCTTGTAATAAAGAAGGATGGCAAAATATGTTCATTTGCGTTTTTATGTTTTTCTTTCTCCCATTTTGACCCACCAGGAAGGGATAGATGCTCTGGAGGAAGTTATCTACCACATTGAAACATATGATGTGACGACTATTAGAGCCAGCACTCCCATGTTTCTTATGTCAAGAAAAATCAAATCTTTAGGAGTGAAAATGGTTCTTTCGGGGGAGGGGTCTGATGAAATCTTTGGAGGTTACTTGTATTTCCATAAAGCACCTAACAAAGAGGACTTTCATGAAGAAACATGTCGAAAGGTATTCAGGATGGTCATTGcttttttttctaggattttaGTAAATGAATTGGAGGTATCCATATATTAGGCGTGGTTATCTGACTATATGCTGTATATTTGTTTACCTTTTTAATGGTGTTCTAATTATTTCGACAGATCAAAGCTCTTCATCTTTATGATTGCTTGAGAGCAAACAAATCAACTTCAGCATGGGGACTTGAAGCTCGTGTGCCCTTTTTAGATAAAGAGTTCATCAACATTGCAATGAGTATAGATCCTGAGTGGAAAATGGTATTATGCTTCTATATCTGTCATTTACATTGTATCATTTAGTTTAATGTTGAGAAAATTGATCTGTGTCCGTCCATACTGGAATAACTTAGACAAAAGCTTTACTGCCATTACATGAGAAAGTACTGACACATAGAGGTAAATTTCTACCGAGTTTAACGTTTATTGCTTTATATCTGGTTTTAGCTGCATGGTGTCATTCCTGGTATCACCTGTCTAAGAGGATGGCATTTTACATTATAAGGGTGACGTCACTTTCAACTCTTAAATGCTATATATGTTCTAGCTTTTGGTGCTTTCATCTGGTGTGTGAGGTGATAATCTGTTTTGTAGGATCTTTTATTTAATAATGAGCTGATGCAAATAATACGTGGTGTCAGATTCTTAGCAATAGTAGTTTTCTATCTCATGTTGGTCAAAGGAATGGttctaaattttaattatatatttagacctttttttcttttcttttcccccTCTGTGAATGAAGGTTCACTTATGGTTAGTGCCATACAAATTTGTTTCAGATAAGGCCTGATCTTGGGAGGATTGAGAAGTGGATCTTACGTAATGCATTTGACGATGATAAGAAGCCATATTTGCCTAAGGTTAGTATATCTTCTTTTGAAACACCGCTGCCATCTAGAAAAAAATTACTGGGGCTATATCATTTTCTTTCTGGTCCTCCATTCTTTGATTATATTTCTTCAATGTATTAATGTTTCAATATGATTTCTTACGGAAAACTTCCTGGAAGAATTTCTTTTTTTGAAACTTATTTTCCCTGTCTGTTTCAGCACATTTTATACAGGCAAAAAGAGCAGTTCAGTGATGGAGTTGGGTACAGCTGGATTGATGGTTTGAAGGACCATGCCAACAAACAGGTAGACTTATTTGTTTATGGTTCTTCCAGGAGACATTTTCCATTTGGCTGCATGTAAGAACCTATTGTTACTGAACTTGACAGGTCACTGATGCAATGTTGATTAATGCGAACTTTATCTACCCTGAGAATACTCCAACCACAAAAGAGGGATACTATTACAGAACTATCTTTGAGAAGTTTTTTCCAAAGGTATTACGTTGTTCACCTTGCtgtctttctctttcttttctgcTTGTCTAAATTTTCTCGTGGGGTATAGAAACATGTAGCAGATTTGGTTTTCCTCCTTGTCCAATTTTCACTTTTGGAAAAGAAAGCAAACCAAACTGAATATTACATTTCTCGATTGCTATGTGTTGGATGCTCTCTAGTAGACCtgacaattttgaaaatggcacaATTACACGACacgataaaaataattaaaacatgacTACAAAAAGAAGAACCTACAAACACACCATTAATAGATGAATGTGCCAAATCTATATAACACATTATTACCATGTCAATTTATATAAATGTAGAATACCATAAacatgatatatatgtatatgaagacACATACAGATTGTCAAGTCTGCTTGCGAGGTTATTGTAGTTTTCCACTATTAGGAGGCCACATCATTTGTCACTTGGCACTTGCCCAAAATTGCCGGGCTTAGGAATTCCTAAATTTTTAAGGAACATGTAGGAGTGCTTTGGTATCAACGCTCAACGCAAAAGAACTTAAGTTCTTCAAGACCCCTTCACCTTGACCTCTAGTATAATGGAACTCTTAGCCAAGGTGTTGCAAGATCATAATTATCAGGCATATCAGAGACAACAAGTATGAAAGAAGCTCTATTTGATTATAAGTTCTGCAAGATTCATGAACTGAACGCTCCTATAGTGTACAATTTTATTATGTTTGTTCCTTTGTTGCTTAATAATATTTGACATTGCGGATTTAATCATCCAATTGCAAGCAGAATGCTGCAAGGTCAACAGTTCCAGGAGGTCCAAGTGTGGCGTGCAGTACAGCAAAAGCAGTGGAATGGGATGCAGCATGGTCAGAAAATCCCGACCCCTCCGGTCGGGCTGCACTTGGTGTTCATGCCTCTGCTTATGAGGCACAAAAAGGAGGAATTGCGGAAAAGATTGCAATAGCATAAATACCGTATCTTTATTTGATAGCTGACCGGCGGATTTATAGACCTAGTTCATTGCTGAAATGAGAAGGCATTTGTTTCTTTCAAATGCTCAAGTCATATGAATCCAAATGTAATGTTGTAAGGTGCCTCCTTTCATCTAGTTAAGTTCCTATCTCTTTCCCATTCCTCCCGTTTTTCTCCCTTTTGGTATTTGACTAGTCAGCTCTTGGGTTATGCTATGTAATGTTTGTTTATTATCCACCGAAACTAGCTTCTTGTTCTGGGATTCTTATGCTGGTTGTAGTTGCTTGTATCTTATGCATGTTGTTTGCAGTTGTCAATAGTGGAAATTTAAGTATTTTCTATGAGGTGGTGTTTATCATGGTTGGCCATTACAGTGAATATCGATTACTAAATAAATAGCAAGCACTAATTAAATGTTATTGGTAAAACATTTCTTCCTCTCTCAGTTCTCACCATGAAAGCTCAAGAAGGAATAGGTACCATTAGTACCAACTCCTTCTATTATAGTGTGAGATCAATCCTCTTTCAACTAACGTTTTTACAGCAAATTCGAAGGATGTGTTctgaaaattcaaaattttcgGCATAAACTGAGGCTTGAGCTAATGGAAATCTAGAAAATCCTGTTTAAAGGCCAGCGGGAACTATGTACTCCTTACCTTGAAGCTAAGAGCAGTATGTACTTTCTTTATGACAACACTCAGAAGGCACAGAGTGCTCTTTCATGATTCAATCATAAAGTGACGTTTAACACATTAATATTTTCCCATCGTTTTTTAaccaaatgaaaatatttttaaatttgcaaCTCTTCAAAAATGAATATGACTAATATGAAATGAAAATATGATTCAAGAAGTGATTTATTACTCTCCAAATTGGGCCCTGTAAATGAGTAAAGATTGGATTTAACTTtgctgaaaataaaatatattgacTTGTCCATATATTCTCAGTAACATTTAGCCACAATTCAGCTTTGATGCCGGAAGTATATACAAGTCGAGCATAATTAAACAGTGAAAGGATATATACAACGAAATATTCCAAATCCAGTTAATTATGTCGACACTCGGGAAAAGGATGATTGTACCAAATGAGAAATCATCAGAACTCACCCAGTAGTCGATGATCACAAGGAAGAAGTAAAATAGCATCATGCTCAAAGGGTGTTTTACCATCGGCAAATTCCAGGCATCTCTGTTCTACTTAAAGCAAGTATTTCATCATATTTTGATCATATACAAAGCCCCACAACTGTAATATAAGGATTAAGTTAATGAAGCATAGCATCATGCTCGAAGGGTGTTTTACCATCGGCAAATTCCAGGCATCTCTGTTCTACTTAAAGCAAGTATTTCATCATATTTTGATCCATATACAAAGCCCCACAACTGTAATATAAGGATTAAGTTAATGAAGCAtctatatgataaaattataaacaaGCCAAATATGAATTCATGAAGCAAACAAAACAGTGACATGGTTGTAGAATGGAGAAAGAGAAAGATAGACAGGCGTACCTCAATCTCCTTTACTTCAAAATCTTCAGATAATGCAAGACAGGGGTTTCCGTAGGTTTCTGAGAATGAGCTAGATCCGTTCAAGCTTTACATAAAATTTGGGACATATCAAAAAGCATTGTTTCGTATCAAACTTATTGTAATTAacaaaagaattctattttaaaggagaagaaagaaagaaaaggaggggGGGGGGTTGAGGGCTTctgattttttaaatataaaaaaggaACCAGAGAGGACATATATCTCACAGATCACAATCTAGATAGAGTGCAAAATGGCTACCACCACCAATTGCCAGAAACTCAGTGGAACACAGAGTGAAATATCGATTTGCACCTGTTCCACATTTGCAGTTAGATATATCAAGTTTCCTTAGACAGGAACTGTTTTAAATACAAAAGAAAGCCAGAAGAGCCAATCATCAGTTCAAGCCCCCAAGTAGACCAGATTAGTATACTTATGTTATTTCAGTAGTCAATATACTTATGTTCTAAAACACAAACATCATTCCATAGTAACATTTTCAGCACTAGCATACTCTGATGTTTGAACAgcttgtaatcaatacacatgaCAATGGAAACGGTAGACAAAGATGGGAATACCTGTAGGACGGAATATAACTGGGTCCCCGGGTCTATCCGTGAAAACAAAGGTACTATTTGTTCCCTgttcaaaaatcaaaataaaatgtgaatatatttatacaaaatattggtggatacaaaaaaaaaaaaaaaggtgttttCTAGCATCACCTGGTATTTCTTATTAGTTGGTTTTAGGGGTGCCTCAACCAGACCACCAAACACTGCACCTTTACGGTCTCCAACAACCTATAAGATAAAACAAAATGCTTTGAGCCCTTGACCTAAGTGCTCAAAAAATATGAATGATTTCCTTGCCTAAGGAATAGCACTGGGAAAATAACCTCGATAAGGAATCTGACATCAAGCATGTTTATAGCTTATGAAATTCCTTCTTCAAGCATAGATAAAAGACAATTGGATTTGAAGTCAACACATCATTGGTATAAAAGATGAAATGCAAGAACTGAATATGAATTGGAAAAAGAGTTCAAGAATACAGAGATCTGTAGACATAGCCACATAACATAGAATGAGTTCTCAGAATAtataaattcattaagttaacGATACAGGCATGTCCAACTAATATTCGGACCATGGGTCCATGGCAATGACATTCCTGATAAGTATTAAGTATGACTGCATTGAAGACTTAAAATAGGCTGCGAAAgaacagaaaaaagaaaaaaaaaaaaagtaacagGAGAAAGTCATTTAACCATTACCAGCAAACTGAGACCAGGCCAGAGCATGCTTCTTCGGTACAATGTTGACAGTGATATACCATGCCTCCATGTACTATGAAGGCCAACAGAGATATATCAATGAAGGAAAAATAACTATTTCTCAGTATAAGCAAAATTATATATCCAAATGAAACACCAAAGTCGATCCATGAAACCGAGAAACAACAGTATTCACCTGTAGAGCAATAACCACTTTCTCCCTTGAACAATTGCAGGAAGTGATGCATAAAGGGCATTTCTTGTTTTCTCTGTAAGAAGCAATGACGGTTCAGAAGCTTCAGGAAGTTCTCCCAAAGCCAAAGGCTCCTTAACATTTTGCATATGTCTCATCTTGAGCCCATCGATCTTAGCATCACCCTCATCGTCACTTTTCGTGTCAGAATCGCCCTTGTCTTTATTTTTGTTTCCACTGATCCTAGTAGCTTGGTAAAGAGCTCTAAGTGATTGCTTACCCCTAGAAAGTAAGCTTTTCCTTCTACCATTCTCTTTCATTATGTTGTCGGATGAATCACCAGTTTCTTCTTGATTATCATTCTGCTCATCCTGATTCAAATCTTGACCTGATTCCGAAGAAGACAACAGTGAATAGAGGAATGCAGTAAAAGAAGACGTATCAGGGCCATCAACTAGATCCCCATCCTCCTCCTTGCTGATTAACTCTTTCTCTAGTTGGCTTCTTTTCGACCTACTCACATTTTCCTACCACAAAGAAATCGTATGTGATTGCAGGCTTTCAACAGAGTAACTTAGTAATACTTCAAAACAGATTAACTACTCAATAATCATAGACCTTTTTATTCTTTGACAAGGTTGAGATTCTTAATGCAAGTTTTTTCAATGGAGATaagtttcaaatcacaatacaataGAACTTGCACTTTTAAACCATCGCTGAAGTTCAAACAAAGAATTTCCACAATCAGTTCAATAATCCTAATCTCAAGAAAGGATTAACCAAGACCCaaaaaagaaaggggaaaaagagaagaaaacaaacaataatgataataagaaaggaaaataaaagatGTAACCTTGCAAAACCCAATCAAATACATTGAAAACATGAAAAATCAAAACAATCTACTAAAGCATATGAAAAATCTATATCTAGGCTGCCCACAATTAAACATTATTTGGGATATTGACTAAACAGATGAACAATGGCAAAGATCATCTTTGATGATCATAATTATGATAAGCACTCAAAAGCATAAATAAAGAGGGGTTGGGGGGGGGGAGGAGGAAGAAGCATTCTCAAGATAAAGCAAAGAGAGAGAGAGACTTACAGGAGGAGGGTGAAGAGGCGAGGAGGATTTATCAGAAATGGGGTTAAGAAGGCCAGTGGTAAGATCAGTTACAAAGTGAACAGCTTTGCTCCTCAAAGACTTTTTCATTCCCATTTCCTTCCTTTTAATATCCAATCCAATTCACCCCCGAAAGACAAAGATATTTTACACCACAGCTTCCTAGCTTTTTTGTCTGTCGATTTGAGTGGTGTCTGATTCTATATTCCATTCATATTCTCaaaaaaagaacaaagaaaacaaCTTTTTTTTGGCTGGCTTCTACCAAATTCAGCTAAATTAGCAGCATAattgaaataattataaaatatcacatATTAAAGTAGAAACCATATTACCCACTTCCTTTCCCTTCCCTTTCATTTTGCCAGCCGGAGCAAAGGGCAAAGACTACGCCTAAAGTAAATCATTATGGGCAGATAGCCTGGTTTCGGTGCTTTTAAGTTTATTTATGAAGTTTTATTCTTAGATATAATGAAAGGACGCCATGGCCCAATGGATAAGGCGCTGGCCTGCAGAACCAGAGGCTCTGGGTTCGACCCCTGGTGGAATCGTCAAGACTGTGTTTTTTCATTTAACAACTTTTTTTTATTACCAAAATTAATAAACTGACCCGTCTCATAAAATCAAGTCGCCATGGCTGTGTTTTTCCATACAAAAACTCTTCTTTTTACCAAATTTAACAAAATGGCCTGTGTCATAAAATCAGATCTAAATTTATGTTAATTTCAAAATTCAGCAAGTAACAACAATCAATCACGATTTTAATATTCTTTTACATAATTTTGatctttataataataaatttatcttccaaaatttatctattttattaatttgatttcaatttaataaatttatccaGTAAAATTTGTgtaaatgtgtaaatgttgaagttaaatttattaaatttttaaaattatgactaaaatgacaaaatatataaatattgaaaattaaatttattttatatgaattaaaattatgtataattgACGGAAGACATTAATATTGTAATTAATTATCCTTAGTTGTTTACTTTTAAAATTGGTAgaaatttaaatgctttaattttttttgaaaggaaCTAATTTACTCTGGTTTCAAATTAAAAGATATtaaagaggttttttttttattttatttaatgaaaaccaaaaggaaaaaataaaaaggaaaaagaaggaaaagcCACTCAAGCAATAAATCGAGGAAGTGGTTAATGAAATATAATCACAATGATGATGCACAGTTCACACCAACGAGGTGTGTCTAGACTCCATTTTTGTTCAATCTCACAACTATCTTCCCTTTGGATGATAGCAGTGGAGTGAGTTTCATCCACTGAAACTGAAATTTTTTACTTAACCTTTTACCTCCAGTAAACCCATTGGCTTTGCATTTCACAAACATTGGCT
This window of the Gossypium arboreum isolate Shixiya-1 chromosome 12, ASM2569848v2, whole genome shotgun sequence genome carries:
- the LOC108479204 gene encoding asparagine synthetase [glutamine-hydrolyzing] 3, whose amino-acid sequence is MCGILAVLGCIDNSQAKRSRVIELSRRLRHRGPDWSGLHCHQNCYLSHQRLAIVDPTSGDQPLYNEDKTVVVTVNGEIYNHKQLREKLKSHQFRTGSDCEVIAHLYEEYGEDFVDMLDGMFSFVLLDTRDKSFIAARDAIGITPLYIGWGLDGSVWFASEMKALSDDCEQFMSFLPGHIYSSKQGALRRWYNPPWYSEKIPSTPYDPKVLREAFEKAVFKRLMTDVPFGVLLSGGLDSSLVAAVAARQLANSEVACQWGSQLHTFCIGLKGSPDLKAAKEVADYIGTRHHEFHFTVQEGIDALEEVIYHIETYDVTTIRASTPMFLMSRKIKSLGVKMVLSGEGSDEIFGGYLYFHKAPNKEDFHEETCRKIKALHLYDCLRANKSTSAWGLEARVPFLDKEFINIAMSIDPEWKMIRPDLGRIEKWILRNAFDDDKKPYLPKHILYRQKEQFSDGVGYSWIDGLKDHANKQVTDAMLINANFIYPENTPTTKEGYYYRTIFEKFFPKNAARSTVPGGPSVACSTAKAVEWDAAWSENPDPSGRAALGVHASAYEAQKGGIAEKIAIA
- the LOC108479205 gene encoding uncharacterized protein LOC108479205, whose product is MGMKKSLRSKAVHFVTDLTTGLLNPISDKSSSPLHPPPENVSRSKRSQLEKELISKEEDGDLVDGPDTSSFTAFLYSLLSSSESGQDLNQDEQNDNQEETGDSSDNIMKENGRRKSLLSRGKQSLRALYQATRISGNKNKDKGDSDTKSDDEGDAKIDGLKMRHMQNVKEPLALGELPEASEPSLLLTEKTRNALYASLPAIVQGRKWLLLYSTWRHGISLSTLYRRSMLWPGLSLLVVGDRKGAVFGGLVEAPLKPTNKKYQGTNSTFVFTDRPGDPVIFRPTGANRYFTLCSTEFLAIGGGSHFALYLDCDLLNGSSSFSETYGNPCLALSEDFEVKEIELWGFVYGSKYDEILALSRTEMPGICRW